In Choloepus didactylus isolate mChoDid1 chromosome 18, mChoDid1.pri, whole genome shotgun sequence, the genomic stretch TGGTATGTGCTGCCCACCAGCCTTCCCAGGCTGCAGCCCAGACTGCTAGGCTCCAGGGGGCAGGGCCCTAACAGTGCCACAGGTCCTGATGGTGGGTGCTGGCCTCTCAGGGGAGATGGAGAACAGGACCCTCAGCTCCACATCCACCTGCTGAGTCAGGGACCCCGGGGAGCCAGCCCCAGGCTCAGGTCTCTGCCCCAGCCAGCACACAGTCCCCTTCCACAAAGGAGGGGGACAAGAGATGGAGGGAAGTGGTTTCTGCTTTAAGTTCACAGAGGAAGGGTCTGAGGCGGTGGAGATGAAGGGAGGCAGCCAGGAGGACTGCAGCTGGGTACCTCAGCAGTCCTGGGCCCCTGGGTGGTGGAGAGGGAGGCTGGCCCCCAACATAGTCCCCTCACCCCTCACCAAAATCCAGATGGACCAGGCCTCCGGAACGGCACTGCCGCCCCGTGCACACACACGCAGGCACACAGGGACACTCAGTTACCACAAAGTTAAAATTAAGGgatggaagagagaagagaacaacaaaaaaaggtttTCCAGTGTTTGCTGCTGGGGACCCCAGCACACAGGTTGGCATCTGTGCCCTAGGCAGGGGCCGTTTGGCATTAAAGAAAGAGAGCAGCAGGGGGGGCTGGTGGCTACAGGGCAGGGACATCCACAAAGATTATGTACAAAGGAGGGGGATGCCCCCGCTCAGCCCCCAGTAGGGCTGAATTGGCTcgtgggggtggggtgcatgtAGGGAGAAATGCCCCGTGTGGAGTGCCCCACCCCGATCCTTTGCTGAGTGCCCTGGAGGGCAAGGGGCTGGGAGTGATGCCTTGCAGGCCCCTGAACAGTTGAAGGGAAGGGGATGCTATGTACAGGGGGAGGTGCATGGAATGTGGGGGACAGAAGCTCctgccaccccacctccccatcctAGGGGCTTGGGGGGGGGTGGGCACCAGGGCACCTGGCTGCCAGGGGAGAGCGGCAGCACTAAGGGCACTTGTGCCAGTGGCTCTGCTAGGGTAGGAATTAGTGTCTGGAGTGGCCCAGCTCCCATGGCCAGTGAGGTCCTAGGGTGTGGGTGAGGGTGTAGGGAGAGTGGTCACTGCTTCTTCTCGCGGGTGGTGATGGTGACCAGCTGCTTGGCAGCCTTGGCGATGTCATAGGCGCACTGGATCACCTGCTGTGTCAGCAGCTGGAAGTCCACAGGGGCGCCGGGCTCTGGGGGCACGGTCTTCCGGCACTCACTCTGCAGCCGGTAGGCGCTGGCGTTGAGCAGCCGCAGTGAGCTGCGCACGGGCTCCAGGGCTGGCCTctgcagggaggggaggagaggctgagccttAGACATCATCACACCAGCCACCATGACCCTGGCGCAGGGTGTCCGTGTGCAGTCAGATTCTCTCTGCCTGCCCCACCGCGAGGGCCTCCCACTCCTGCTCCTCTCTGCCCCTGTACCTTTGGGAAGAGCGAGGCCATCTCAGTCACAGCCAGATGGATCTTCTCTGAGCAGGGCACAAAGCTGTGGGGGGAGGGCACACATAAATGATGGGACCCCTCTGCTACCCTCTGCAACTCCCCAGAAGCCACTAGAAGCCCCCGTACCTGTCATGTTTGAATTCCTGGGCAGCCCGCAACAATTCCTGGATGTTCTTGGTGACCTGCTCCGTCTTCAGGATGACGTCCTCGGTGCTGGGAAGCCCAGGATCTAGGTCCCCGTCCAGGGTTTCTAACTCAGGGTGGAAGTCCTCCTCCTTGCCCAGCTCTAGAAACTTCTTCCCTTCCAGCCTAAGGCCCAGGATTGGAGAGAGACTTTCCAGCCATGGAACTACCTGTCTGTGCCCTCATGGACACTCTGGGGCCCTCTCAACCTCCCACCCTTGgggtgtgggcagggctggggtctgCTGAGAACCCAGGGTGCCTCACCCGAGCAGTGGGTCCCCACTCTGTGTGTTCTCATAGTCGCTGTCAGCACCACTGCCATGGCGGGAAAGCTTGCTCTGGAGGGTATAGTGGGAGGGGCGGCAGGTGGGGTACACAGTCCTGGACCCAGACAGACCCTGCCtcaccctccccttccctcccagcccCTGCATTGCAGTCCAGCCCATCCCTCCAGTTCCGGGCCTGGAAACATTACTGTGTGGCGGCTTCCTTCCTGGGGGCAGGACagcagtggggaggagggggggaagGGCACAGCTGAGGCAGACACCCCCTTCCGGATCTGAAAACATGACAGGACTGGAGTCGGCCTCTCCTCCCTACCACCCCACGCCCCTTGGCGAGAGCAGGGAATGAAATGCCTCCCCGATCCCCGGGCCCTGCTTACCCGGTAGAGGCCGGTAGGGGCATGCACCGAATAGATGGCATCATCCTCCAGCTCCTAGGGTGTTAGAAAGTGGGGTGTCACAGCGGGCCCTGCAGTGACTTAAAGCCTGTTTCCCCCACCCCCGGAGACCTATGGGCAACTCACGGTGCCGTGGAAAGGCTGGAGCCGTGTGCTGAGCTCGTCGCCAGGTGGGCCCACAAAGGGCTTCAGGGCCGAGCCTGGCTCGTACATGGAGAAGGCCTGGCGGTCCCTACGGTGGGCACTCCCGCCAGGCGCCATGGCCGCTTGCTCTGCCCGCTCACTGGGCAGTGGGGGCGAGGGTGCAGGCCCCGACTGCTGCCGGATCTGCAGGTTCTCTGCCTGTAGCTTGTGGATCTGTGAGCCCCCGCAGTGGTGGGGTCAGGGGTGCTGGCCAGGCAGGCTCCCCACCTCCGGGAGAGGGTGCCCCTTTCTCGGGAGGCCCCACGAGCGCCCCCCCCCCGACTTCCACTGAGGCCACAGCCCTCACCTCCCTCTGCAGCCTCCGCAGCTCATCACTCAAGCTACTGTTGACTTTCATGAGCTGCTGCACCTTTGCCTCGGAGGTCGCCAGGGCCTTCTTCAGCTCCAGGTACTCCTGCAGCGTCACGGCCCCGTCGGACAGGTCCGAAGAGTCCATGCTCTGCAGAGCAAGACACAAGCCGGTCGGCCACCAGGGGCTGCCGTCGGGGCCGGGCCCAGCCCTCTTGGGGTTCCAGAAGAGAGCGCTGGGCTGTGACAGAGGCAGGGTGGGAGCGCGTGGGGATGCgcagtgggggctggggaggggtggcaCTCAGACCCGGGCACGGTTGTTGCGCGTGGTGCCGGCACTGCGCAGGGGCTCCTGGTCCGTGTCCTCGTCGGAGGCCACGCTGTCATAGTCGTGCTGGTCGTCGAGGTCGCTCTGGCTCCGTGTGGACAGCTCGAGGTTGTCTGAGGACATGGGCCTTTCCCTCAGGGCTCACCCGGCCCCGTACACATACCCCATGGCGCCACCCTCTCCCCCGCCGAGGGAACCCAGCCCAGACCACCACCTGCCCCTCCTGGCCCTGCCCACCTGTGGGGCTGCTCGGGCTCTTGCCCTGCTGCCGCCGCTTGGCCTCGCTGAGGATGTCGATGATCAAGGTGGCAAACTCCCGAGCGTTAAAGCGGGCCAACTTCTGCCGCCCCTGCCGGGCGGGTGGGCCAGGTCGGATACGGGGGGCCCTTACGGCCACCACCCAGGGATGAGGACAAAACAGCAGAGCAGCAAGCCCGCTTTTTTTTTAGCAAAGCTAAAAAGCCTCAGTGTCTCCTGGCCACTGCTGAGGCCGGTCCTGGGGCCGGAAGTGGGGGTGACGCAGACTCCGGGTGGCAAGGGAAGCTCTAGGGAAGAGGCTTCTCCCCAAGTGCTCAGAGAAAAGCCTCTTCCCTGTTCCCAAATCCCAGGGCCAGCCGGGCCTTGGGGAGGCCTCAGCAAAGGGCGGAGAAGAGCTGGGCCAAGGAAGGCCTGGGCTCACAGGACGGGGACACCCCCGGGCCCCACACCCAGCCCCTCACCTGATTCCGTGTGGCCGAGTATTCGGGGTTAACAGGCAGGAAGGGCACGGCGCTGCGCTCTGTCACCAGCGTGCTGTGGTTCTGGGTAGCCAGCCACACTGCGGGAGAGGGGCGGGGAGAAGACCGTCCGCGGGGGCCGGCCCACAGGGCGGAGGTGGGGGGGGGTCTTCCCAGCCCCTCCCCGTGCCCACCGAACGCTGGTGTTCAAGACAGGTGGTCTTCAAACACGTGAAGCTAGGCTGGGCAAGGCAGGCTGGGGGACTGATGGACAGAGCAAGGCAACTCCCTCCTGCCTCTTCCGACCCAGAGTTTGGGCTGGAGTCTGGCTGTGGCCACTAAGGAGTGATGTGAGGGGGGCGGAGCAGGACTGGGAAGAGAGCCAAAGTGGGAGGGTGGCCAGAGCGGGGATGGGCCAcagtcctgggggtgggggtggtgggcagCTGCCTGCAGCGCAGCGCACTGTCCAGCCGGGGCAGCTGTCCAGGTGGGCTCACAGCTGGCAGGGGCTTGTCTACCAGCCAGCTGGGCAGCCCCAAACCCACACACCCCTTCTTAGTCCCAGTAACAAGACCAGAGACCCACACCAGGTCCCAGCCCTTCCCCAACAGAGCAGCCACTCTTGTCCGCCCTGCCTCCAGGGCTTCCGATGCCTCCTGGCTCACCCGCATCGTTCTCTCTTCGATCCACCTCATCATACACGTCCATGGCGAGTTCCTCAAAAAGCCGGTTGCTGAGCTGGAGATGGAAAGGGGCATGGGGGCCTTGTCAGGTAGACGGGCGCCCCAGGCTGGCAAGGCCAGCTCACGAGGATGGAGTAAGACATGGAGAGTGGCTCACGTCCCTTGTGCTATCCAGTCCCCACAGTCTCCAAGGTGGGAGAGGACAGAAAGGAAGCCAGACCCGTTAATTCCCAACCCCTGGGAGGCAGAGCCAGGGGCAGAcacagggaggtggggaggctgaGATCAGGAAACTGGTAAGGCTAGAAtaagggggtgggaggtggacaAGGTCTAAGATTTGGGAAAGGCATCAGGTCAGAGGCCATGAGGAAGGGGGAGCAAAGGCAGAAGGTGGAGTGACAGATGTGGGGGTGGCCCCAAGGAGGAGGGGCCTGTCTGAGCAGACTCACCGCCTGCAGCTTCTTCTTGGCAGCTTTGGCCAGCTCGGACAGGTCTAGGctgtgggggaaggagggagatggGCATGGGGCGGAGGGGAGAGGCCAGACCCGAGAGGAGGCTGGGCCTTGGCAGTGACTTCCCAAACATGCAGGATCCCAGGGAGACAACAGCCCAGATgccgcaccccaccccacccagcctccAAAACCTGCACCCCTGGCAGGCACATGTACCTCTGAGACATGCACTTTTGCCGAGATCTAAGTccagaggaaggcagagagagaacagGACAAAGGGAGCGGTTACCCATGGGCAGGGCAGCCCCCCTTTCCCACATCGATGCAGCTCCATCTCCATCCACACTCCTGACCCAGGGTGTACAAAACACAACGCATCCTCCTGCTCACCTTCGCTCAGCTGGTGGCACCACCATTCACCTAGCACCAACCTCGGCTACTGGGCGTCACCTGATGCCCCTTCACCTTCACATCCACGCCCCACGTTCTGCCATCATTCCCTCTGGCCTGGGCTTTTACAACAGTTTCTTAACCCGTCTTCCTACTTCCAGTCTTGCTCCTACAATCCTTTCGCTGCCCAGCAGCCAGGCTGATCTTTCTGAACCAAAAGATTTGGCTGCCGTCTCATCTTGAAACACATCGGTGCCTCAACAAAAAGCTCACTTGAAAAACAACACATGCTGAGTGATTTGCATGCATTCTCTTACTTAACTCTCCCAACAGCCCTGAAAAATAGATACTGTCATCCCTATACCACAGGTGAGGTAatcaaagctcagagaggttaagaagcctgcctgaagtcacacagccagaaagTAGCTGAGCTGAGTCCACACATCCATGCTCGGCACCCCCTCTGCCCTCAGAACAAAGCTGTAGCACTCACCAAAGCCCCCCGACCAAGCCATGCTCTCACCTGTCTCCATTCCAGTCTTGCTCATGGGGTTCCCTGCCTCTCACATTAAGCTCTCATGGGCCATCTGCACTCCCTGGTACAGCCTTTCTAACCCCTGGGCCTCTGCCTCTTGCCACACTCCCCACACTGGGTGGTAACTGTCCCCTGACTATGCCACCGCCTcctctagactgtgagctcctcacATCAGTGTGTGTCATCTCTGTGTCCCCCGTGCCTAGCACAGCAGCTGGCACCGTGCAGGTGCTCAGTTGACATGTCACTGAATGCACGCCATGTgtgttcacacacacatacaccaggCAGAACTAGACCAAGCGGGGTAGGGAGAAGCCTTGGGGGTCTCCGAACAGAGGATTTATAGATCCTAGGTTCCCAGGCCTGACCACCCCCAAGTGCCCACACAGGGCCCTGGGGAGGGCGGGCTCCCCTCTCCAGGCCCGCGGGTACCACCTCTGGCCTGAAGCCGCCGCCCTCAGAGGCGGCCACCAGGGGGCGCGTGCGCCCATCCTGTGAGCCGGGTGTGGGGCTCGGGGGTCCGCCCGCCTGGGCGCCTGCGCCTCCTGGAGCAGAGGCAGGAACACAACCCTGCACGGGCCCCACCCAAACCTGAGCACACCAGAAGAACCGGCTACAAGTCCCAAAGGGGTTGAATCCCTCGAGCCCAcccatcttttcaaagaaaagaagCTTATCCAAAGGCTTTACTGTGGGGTCTGAGCCACCGGGAGCAGAACCCAGTGCCCAATGCCCACTAGCCCAGGGGCTCTGCTTGCACACAAGCCCTCCATGTACTTGGCAGGCACTGGGCTCAGGTCATGCAGGCCTCCGCGTGCCCAGCTGACATTTCTTACTTGCCTTGGGGCCAAGCATTAGGGAGTGAAGACTGGGCTGTGAAAGGCCTGTCctccctccaggccctggggggtgggagtgCCCCAGGCCCTGCAGCCTGGGGAAGCGGGAGAGGAGTTGGGGTTCTGGGGTGAGGCCCCCAGCGTCACATCCAACAGCTTCTGGGAGCCTCTGGAAAGGGGCATCAGGTGGGCACTCACCTGTCAGCCATCTGTGGGATGATGTAATGCCCATTCTTGTGATctgagcaaaaataaaaatgccaagtCACTGGTGCTGGGTGGCCTTAGCAGCTGGGAGCCCCCCTCACTGCCGTGAGCAGGGCTTGGCACCCAGAAGTgtcaggagggagggaagggggcaggCCACCCCCAAGAGCCCTGGTGGCTGGGAGTTATGCCCACCTCCACTCCCTACCCCGACCGTGCTGCAGCCCAGAGCCTGCAGCAATTTCACAGGAGCCAGTTGCCTAGCAACACTGTTCCCCAGCCAGCTTTGTCACCATGGCACCTGCTGCTGGGGTGTGCCTGGGTCCCACCAACCTGCCCCAGCCAGGCCTGCCCCACACTCTGCTCACCCGGCTTGCGTCCGCAGAGGTAGAAGGCCAAACGGTCAGTGAGCTCATACTGGCACTCCACTAGCCTTTCGGCCAGCTCATGGTGCCCCGCCTGCCTGTGGGAGGGGGCATGGCTCAGCCCTGCAGTGGCAGCCCACtgcccacacccacccaccctcacccctcaGCTGACCCTCACCTGGCATAGTCAATGGGTGTCCGGCCATTAACATCGGGGGATCCGGGGTCAGCTCCATACACTACAAGCAGCTCAGCCTGCAGGGTCTGCCCTGCCTTGGCGGCCACATGCAGAGGTGTGGTGCCCTTCTCTGGGTGGAAGAAGTTGGCCTGGGCACCCAGGGACAGCAGGCGCAGACACGTCTCCAAGTTGCCTGTCCGCACACTTGAGTGCAGTTGCTGCAAGGAGCAGAGCATGCAGCAAATCCATGTGTGCGCGAGGGGGCCCTGCCTATGCTGCACCCAGCCCAGGCAGCTCCTGGGGCTCCTGCCAGCTCCAAGGGGCCAGCCAGATTCAGGCTGAGTCAGAGAGGACAGAGGGCTTCCCACTAGGAGCCAATGCTAGTTAGAAATAGCTGCCACCAGTCACCACCTACCTTCTGCCAGGTGCTCTACCTGGAACAGATGTTACCTATGAGGTAGATGCTCTTATCTccttcctattttacagatagggaaactgaggccctgaaaGGCCAAGCAACTGCCCCAAGTTTTCAAAGCTTCTGAGTGGCAGAACCAGGGCCTCGTGTGTCCACTTGGGAGCTGAGCGGCTGTGGCCACACACAGCTCGATCAAGGAGTCCTGTCTCCCCCGTGCCCACTGTTCTCCCCCGACCTGGCAGCCTTTGCAGTGCAGGGCTCAGGGGTAACCAAGGGTTACCACTATTGGCGGGAAGAAGAGGTGATGCCCACTCGTCCTGACATGGGGCCCCTCAAACCTTGCTGAGGTCTTTGGCAGTGACCCCGTCATCGTCCCGGCAGGGAAGCTTGTGCACAAACGCCAGCATCTGGTACTTGGCCCTGATGAACTCAGACTTGATGGGGCTGCATGGGGCACATGGGGGAAAACAAGGAAAGGCCAGTCACCCGATCACCTCCCGGGCCCATGCACCAGACCTTGCAGCCCCTGcccaccacccctcaccccactcaCTGGACTTTGTCTTGGGGATTGGCTTTGCGCCGGCCGCTTTGCACTTGTGCGGGGTCCAGAAGGGAGTGCTCCCAGATGGAGTTGGCCCCATTGCTTGCGAGTGTATGCACCATCTGCGGGGAAGAGATACCAAGTGGTAGAGGGCCCTCTGCATGCTGGGTACTGGGGGAAACACCTCCTGAGTGCCTCCTGCAGCCTGGCAACGCCACCATGGGGGCCTACTGGGTGCCTGGCACCATCACAACTCAATCCAGTCCCAGCCACTAGAGGCCACAGGTCCTCCGGGCACTCCAAGCCCACTGGTGAGCAGGCCAAGGCTCAGGGAGGTGACGCAACCTGCTCAATGTTACATggccagctagtaagtggcagagccttgGTCAGTATGACTCCAGTTCTGGAAGCCTCCTCTCTGTATGCGGGAAGCGGACAGGTGGAAGGGGCCAGGGTTAGGCTCTGCCCAGGCAGGTATTGCCCTGGGAGCTGCAGATTCTGGGTGGGTGAGGGGGAGTGGTCAGGGGGAGGCGGGGAGGGAAGAGCGCCCCAGCCCAGCCTCTACCTGCAGAAGCGTGGGGGGCCAGGCGCTGTGGCGAAGGTGCTTGACGATGGAGATGTGGCGTCCCAGGCTCCGGTGCACACTGCAGCACTCGTCGCACACCAGCACACCCCTGCTGATGGAGGCCCAGCCGGGGTCTGCGGGCGTGGGGGCAAGGGTCAGTCACAGCCAGACAACGGGCAGACTTCAGCCTCCTGAGCATCTGCTCTGGGGCTGTGCTATGCAGAGCACGTCGCAGGCATCCACCCATCCGGGC encodes the following:
- the GIT1 gene encoding ARF GTPase-activating protein GIT1 isoform X1; the encoded protein is MSRKGPRAEVCADCSAPDPGWASISRGVLVCDECCSVHRSLGRHISIVKHLRHSAWPPTLLQMVHTLASNGANSIWEHSLLDPAQVQSGRRKANPQDKVHPIKSEFIRAKYQMLAFVHKLPCRDDDGVTAKDLSKQLHSSVRTGNLETCLRLLSLGAQANFFHPEKGTTPLHVAAKAGQTLQAELLVVYGADPGSPDVNGRTPIDYARQAGHHELAERLVECQYELTDRLAFYLCGRKPDHKNGHYIIPQMADSLDLSELAKAAKKKLQALSNRLFEELAMDVYDEVDRRENDAVWLATQNHSTLVTERSAVPFLPVNPEYSATRNQGRQKLARFNAREFATLIIDILSEAKRRQQGKSPSSPTDNLELSTRSQSDLDDQHDYDSVASDEDTDQEPLRSAGTTRNNRARSMDSSDLSDGAVTLQEYLELKKALATSEAKVQQLMKVNSSLSDELRRLQREIHKLQAENLQIRQQSGPAPSPPLPSERAEQAAMAPGGSAHRRDRQAFSMYEPGSALKPFVGPPGDELSTRLQPFHGTELEDDAIYSVHAPTGLYRIRKGVSASAVPFPPSSPLLSCPQEGSRHTSKLSRHGSGADSDYENTQSGDPLLGLEGKKFLELGKEEDFHPELETLDGDLDPGLPSTEDVILKTEQVTKNIQELLRAAQEFKHDSFVPCSEKIHLAVTEMASLFPKRPALEPVRSSLRLLNASAYRLQSECRKTVPPEPGAPVDFQLLTQQVIQCAYDIAKAAKQLVTITTREKKQ
- the GIT1 gene encoding ARF GTPase-activating protein GIT1 isoform X2, with the translated sequence MSRKGPRAEVCADCSAPDPGWASISRGVLVCDECCSVHRSLGRHISIVKHLRHSAWPPTLLQMVHTLASNGANSIWEHSLLDPAQVQSGRRKANPQDKVHPIKSEFIRAKYQMLAFVHKLPCRDDDGVTAKDLSKQLHSSVRTGNLETCLRLLSLGAQANFFHPEKGTTPLHVAAKAGQTLQAELLVVYGADPGSPDVNGRTPIDYARQAGHHELAERLVECQYELTDRLAFYLCGRKPDHKNGHYIIPQMADRSRQKCMSQSLDLSELAKAAKKKLQALSNRLFEELAMDVYDEVDRRENDAVWLATQNHSTLVTERSAVPFLPVNPEYSATRNQGRQKLARFNAREFATLIIDILSEAKRRQQGKSPSSPTDNLELSTRSQSDLDDQHDYDSVASDEDTDQEPLRSAGTTRNNRARSMDSSDLSDGAVTLQEYLELKKALATSEAKVQQLMKVNSSLSDELRRLQREIHKLQAENLQIRQQSGPAPSPPLPSERAEQAAMAPGGSAHRRDRQAFSMYEPGSALKPFVGPPGDELSTRLQPFHGTELEDDAIYSVHAPTGLYRIRKGVSASAVPFPPSSPLLSCPQEGSRHTSKLSRHGSGADSDYENTQSGDPLLGLEGKKFLELGKEEDFHPELETLDGDLDPGLPSTEDVILKTEQVTKNIQELLRAAQEFKHDSFVPCSEKIHLAVTEMASLFPKRPALEPVRSSLRLLNASAYRLQSECRKTVPPEPGAPVDFQLLTQQVIQCAYDIAKAAKQLVTITTREKKQ